Proteins from a genomic interval of Narcine bancroftii isolate sNarBan1 chromosome 12, sNarBan1.hap1, whole genome shotgun sequence:
- the tedc1 gene encoding tubulin epsilon and delta complex protein 1 isoform X4, with the protein MSVKAAITALCRVLAGVEARTAAPLSPEIFRQAKFDRKEVTVEFWKLLFRLLNLVSENKNCAVTDLAHQIEYVKAAVCYYGYGFLDFYQLPADGTWGSRDLLLVFSWLLQKIHLLEKLLVRQKLCVDDQLSLCMCRQTTAVRTMERSDSQDGRHSEGMDIRYLQWLHGKLRFRWKSLYSAQQEQCATLHKIHLYTRGCRSGQSFDHLSATETHLIQDPVRCTELLQLLEYENLQLEVYLEWKQLEPLFWQWMESVLAAKLQDSQDLLNVKNTTAMECSLDQSGDHVDLVTFREMDDLSCELLKLQMKLQDWQKTKSEKTEDLKQEIQVSFPTHCDKEKKLRDFQARISHRRGQHGHVRLALRANSSAIKTTFSSAKEDNGCLTAREVISQLKNQEAALKRELREMQQLCKESLGEFMEGLDGVICIPPMQKGSTGN; encoded by the exons ATGTCGGTGAAGGCGGCGATCACGGCTCTATGCAGGGTGCTAGCGGGAGTCGAGGCCCGTACCGCCGCTCCACTCAGCCCGGAGATTTTCCGTCAGGCCAAGTTCGAtagaaaggaggtg ACTGTTGAGTTTTGGAAGTTACTATTTCGTCTCCTGAATCTGGTCAGTGAAAATAAGAACTGTGCAGTCACAGATTTGG CTCACCAGATTGAATATGTGAAGGCTGCAGTGTGTTACTATGGTTATGGGTTCTTGGACTTTTACCAACTTCCTGCTGATGGTACCTGGGGCAGCCGAGATCTCCTCCTTGTCTTCTCTTGGCTACTCCAAAAAATccacctgctggagaaactgctGGTCCGTCAGAAGCTGTGTGTGGACGATCAGTTGTCACTCTGCATG TGCAGACAGACCACTGCTGTAAGGACCATGGAGAGATCAGACAGTCAAGATGGCAGGCACTCAGAGGGGATGGACATACGGTACCTACAGTGGTTACATGGAAAACTGCGATTTCGCTGGAAAAGTCTTTACAGCGCTCAGCAGGAACAGTGTGCTACACTCCACAAG ATACACTTGTACACAAGAGGATGCCGCAGTGGCCAAAGTTTTGATCACTTGTCTGCAACAGAAACCCATCTCATCCAAGATCCTGTGCGATGCACTGAG CTTCTACAATTGCTGGAGTATGAAAACTTGCAATTGGAGGTGTACCTGGAGTGGAAGCAACTGGAGCCCCTGTTTTGGCAGTGGATG GAAAGTGTCCTGGCTGCTAAACTGCAGGATTCCCAGGACCTATTGAATGTAAAGAATACAACAGCCATGGAATGCTCATTGGATCAGTCAGGGGACCACGTTGACCTGGTTACCTTCAGAGAAATGGATGATCTCTCTTGTGAGCTCCTCAAACTGCAGATGAAGCTGCAAGACTGGCAAAAGACCAAGAGTGAAAAG ACTGAAGACCTGAAGCAAGAGATTCAGGTGAGTTTTCCAACACACTGTGACAAGGAAAAGAAGCTGAGAGATTTTCAAGCCAGAATTAGCCACCGCAGGGGACAACATGGGCACGTCAGGTTGGCACTGAGAGCCAATTCCTCTGCCATCAAAACCACGTTTTCTTCTGCAAAAGAAGATAATGGGTGTCTCACAGCACGAGAGGTGATCTCACAGCTAAAAAACCAAGAGGCTGCATTAAAGAGGGAACTACGAGAAATGCAGCAACTTTGCAAAGAATCTCTTGGAGAGTTTATGGAAGGACTGGATGGTGTGATATGCATTCCTCCCATGCAAAAAGGAAGTACTGGCAATTAA